The Lytechinus variegatus isolate NC3 chromosome 1, Lvar_3.0, whole genome shotgun sequence nucleotide sequence gaaaaaatcctgtaaaattatacatttgtaatatcctgaagatttttccacattctATCATTGGCagagatccatttaagcaattgacgatataactgtcgaagaATATTTCCGCACcagttacttttgaaaagttagtggaaaatgatttgcgcagaactttgaaataattatgcgaataaaagtagaccttaatcattgagaacacgtggaatttagcaagtaaaattgagttgaagatatcttttaccttttaaacttgtttctttgctcaaaacacttcgaagagtgcagtGCGTCCCACCCCAtccccccacacaccgaggccatcttgacgatatttgtttttcactgtgctgtgatttacatgacaCAGCTTACAAGCTTGGAAAAGGTGttgagaaacaagtattaaatgaaagattaaatgtaaacccactttaaatgataaaaacttagtaaaaaaatgttggaGATATCTGATGtgaacttttgttcagatttagtcATGTcatcagatccagctggcacaaaaagggtaaaagttgtgcttactaagtgttgaaatttcaattttggtggcaacatttttacaaaatgcttgaatgtatccgttttatttcgaatgaataaaagtgcaagggaaatgtatgagaaatgtttcgcagggtaagtttgattttgccctttccccttgacacagcgtgaaaaacGAGTATTTCtgtgcaaacagatttctgcgagctttacaaaaatggacagtgctcactcaagtgtaaaactctgtcaaaacttttacatttattggatagatgagacccaaacccaagattatatgtgatgaaattacccatatgttgtatatatttttttattcccagggctttttgaAAGTGTAAActtatatatatactgtatatatatatatatatatatatatataaaaccaaCATCAGCTCGCTCGCTCGCATTACGTACGCCGAGGAGATCCGTGTCCTTTTCGTGAATTCTTACAAATAGTTTTTCCtagcttttcaaaaaaaaaaaaacagctcaCTCCTCCTGCATGCATCAACTGCTTAGTTAGATACGCATATATCGATGGATAACTTCTCCCTAAAATGTCCCGATTGCAGGTCTAAATATTAGTAATTTTTCacatcgcgcttcgcgctcacattaattgttattatgtatcatgttaatgattacaaaaagtactTAAAATATTCATTCTTAAGATCTTAGTATTAAAAAATGGATTCGCGCTTCCGGCCTCATTTTGTCTATTCACTGAGATATCATCTTGGTATCTAAAGCTTCATTTTTTAGCTTCACTGTTGAGAGCAAACTATTCTTGTACTCAGATTTCACAAAAGATTCCATAAACAACACACGAAGATTTAAAGAGATTTCATTGTGAGTttccttttaaaatataataattgaaGAGTTAAATCATAATGCATGCATCATGATCATGCCCATATGCCAGATACAATGATTCTAGAGTGGAAGATATACAGTATATGGTGAACTTACCCAGCATTAAAATGAGATGATACTGAAAACGAGTGTCAACAAAATAGCCAATAAACTTCTTGCTCGACGTCTTATGATTTCGCTGTACATTAATGGCGCTCACCAATGCAGAGCTTCATCCGACCCTCAGACCGAACAGCAGCGACTACGAGTTAACTGGAGCGCATCGAGGTTGTGCACCTCTTTTGTTTTCTCGCATGCGCAATATACCCTTGTGAGAAACCGTATCACATTCGTAAGAAAAAACACCCCGTGAAGTCAGACCATTCGAGTGGATCATCATTCAATAGatcaccaccccccccctgaACAATAGGCTCACCGCTTGGATTTACGCCGGTGgtaatatggggggggggggtgtccagACACTTTACAGTTTTGGAGCCTTCTTTTTGTCTTaagattacacaaaataatgtgaATTTAATATGTAATCTTCAATTTTGTTCTTTAAATAGGCCTATTTCCTATAACACTTTGTACCAAACATTGATCccaaaggggggaggggcacatccattgacgagtggataccagacGCGACCATgcggtttcgaaaagcaccctaaacaagtattttccatattctgaaaatgcacccctaaacaagtattgacATGCGAAACATTAccctaacaagtattggaaacaaaacggtacccttgacaagtattccctgaattgaccccctaaacaagtacaacgaTATCTTAATTGTTATGTCAAGGATGTGATCACGGACCtcggttgttgttttttttattttattttactaacACTGCATGGGTTTGGTACCGCCCCACCTCGCTCAAATTGGACTCTTAACATTTAGCGTTGGCATAGTTGGGGCAAAAATTTAAtccttatacatgttatataatGCATTTTAGTCGtgtttataccctcgcaaatttgaccgtAAATACGGAGTTTTCCTACccctttttcagtattttggtgCTTTTGACATCCTTATATACATAACGTACGTGACGTTCCCAATCTTGAAAAGGAGGTCCCGCGTTTTTGGTCGCACcaggtatccactcgtcaatggaagtgccccccgggatattgataaactttgcTTGTTAACTTTTCCAAAATGCTGTTTGAATTCGATTGTCCGGACACATAATTGTCTGGACACATACTTGTCTGAAgacagtctttagttaggatacctcataataataattaaaaaagattTCAGGGGCAGCCGATcagggaaaatgtggctgaaaattTTTCCCGCCCTTCGGCCCCCCTCGATTgacgaaagctggatccgcccctgtattgCAAACAGTTCCAGAAATTTTTTGTTTTGGAATAGTTATGGCGATTCGCGATTTAAGATCGTGGACCGTGACATCGGTCTATAGGTCATTCTGTTTGCTTAAGAGACCGAAAAATGCTTTCAAGGAAATCCTCCGTACTAGGGATATCCATTGTCGTAGAatgaaagattttaaaaagCTAACTAGATCACTATACAATTTTGATAAAGGGTTAtcagcagtggcgtacctaggattttccaaagggggggggcaaattcgtccgccaaataatttgacaagcaaaaaaaaataaaggtcttcaaccacaaataaaagatttcgtaccagaaaaaaaaattgacgagcaaaaaaaagaagaaaaaaaggtcttcaagttcgtcagggatcagttgtgacttgtcaggggggggggggcagggatatgtccCTTGCATGGATCCCTTGCACTCTTCAGCACCCTCctccccccgtaggtacgctaatggTTATCAGATCAAAGAAATTGAGGCACAAGATGATAGAATAGGTTGTGTCAAAATTTGGATTCTATCACATAAAAAGGCTGTCCCTGATTTAAGGAGTTACCTTTTCTGATTGTAGGCCTATCTGCCACCGATGGGAAATAAATTGCTATCTCAgtaaaagccccccccccatgtaacCGGAAAATACCAGCCTTTACTAGATAGTGATAAGAAAGTTTGAGTTTTGAAGTATCGAGTTTAGTGCTTTGGTGATTCGCACAAAAGTCGTCTGACACCATGAAAGcttattttgaatgttgaaaacattttaataGTTTTTGGATAAGCATGAATAAATTGTACTATGGCACTGTATATACAGCTCAGTCGAATATCATCATGTTCTGTTACTCcattagtgagtgagtgatggaTTTAATATAATCATTAAGCATTTTACATCTTAAAACGAAATATTTGAGGGCATTTCCGCCAATTTTGTAACCGTAAATGGGCATTATAACGTTTTAAAAAGCAAATGGGTTAAACTGaaaatgcaatatatatatatatatatatatatatatatataatctttcTGATTGGCCCACATACTAGATATTAAACTTATTTTAACTAGGATTTATTCGATTTGATACATCACTAATTCATGCCGTCATTAGCTTCAAGACGAAATGACCTGTACCGGCCGCATAGACACGCTGTTAGTTTACCTGTTGGGTAAGCGATGAATTCCAATTACCggagttagaaatgaatattcattatgaatgacgTATTCTGTTGAATCCCGGGGGTGTTGAATTTCGGGAATTGAAGAGTCATAGCAGTGTCATAGCGCGCGTAATTTGATAGCGTTGTAGAGACGTACAAACTATTATGTGGTGCCAAAGAGAACTCGTTTGGAGAACGGTGTAGAGAACTTATGTTGGTTACCAgacttattttaatttgtcttcTCGATCTCGGTAGGtaggtaaaatattttaatctggGTATACCCTTGAGCTGAGGGTCAAGTTTGAGAGATAGGCCTAAATAGCAGCTAGACTTAGCTGGCTAGCTAGACCTACTTAGTAGGCTACTGAGCCAGAACTAGTCTTAGCCTTAGCCGAGCCTGAGCTGAGGTAGCTCACTAAAATACCGTCTAGGTAGCTACCTCAGCTCAGGCTCTGATACCAATTAGTTCTGGCTCAGTAGCCTACTAAGTAGGTCTGGCTAGCCAGCTAAGTCTAGCTGCTATTTAGGCCTATCTCTCAAACTTGACCCTCAGCTCAAGGGTATACccagattaaaatattttacctaCCTACCGAGATCGAgaagacaaattaaaataagtcTGGTAACCAACATAAGTTCTCTACACCCTTCCCCAAACGAGTTCTCTTTGGCACCACATAATAGTTTGTACGTCTCTACAACGCTATCAAATTACGCGCGCTATGACACTGCTATGACTCTTCAATTCCCGAAATTCAACACCCCCGGGATTCAACAGAATAcgtcattcataatgaatattcatttctaactccGGTAATTGGAATTCATCGCTTACCTTAGTGTTGTTAGTCCAATTAAGTCACTAACAAGTCAGCCACTAACAATGCTTTTCACCGCtctataatcataataattcatGCAACATAATTACTCAGGTTTTAGCACTATTATGATATCTCAAAATTAATTATAAGCTTGTATTATTAGTCTTTATACAAGGAATGCATTATTCTATTATAAGTAGatgaagaaaaacatttttctttttttcttaaactatGAACATTttgcaaacatattttttccattttcgtTCTGGTCCAAGATGATGAAACAGTGGTTCTGAGAAATTTATCGACTTGAAGACCGGAAGTGTAACTTGTATCCATATCTGAGTTCATTATTGAATAAGTTGAACCTACCACAACCCCTTCTTTATTCaccatgaaaataataataataataataatatacacacACTTCCCACAACCCTGTTTGCCTTTGATATAACAACTGAGTTAGAATGGAATATTTTACGGTATATGGCTTACCTCAGGGGCCTTGAAACGAGGGGGTGCTGAAGTCAATTTAAAGGAagccaaaacccaagaagagaagcaatcttattggaaagagtaaaatgagaggaacaatatgaaaataaaaaaaagttttatcagaatcggttatgaaataagcaagttatggacgtttatAAAGTATTGTattttctatggggatcctcaaattggcaaacgtgcttcaaaatggctaattttgcggacaactctccatttgatttgtacacaaattttcagattttcccctttattttacatatttcacatgatcttctcctgaccttgacatatgtgatGTAAATTATGTTTTCTAATGACATATATTGTGctcaggaggcaagatgcaacttgaaagataatgaggaaatctgaaaatttgtgtacaaaacaaatggagagttgtccacaaaatcaagaattttgaagcacgtttgccaatttgaggatccctaAAGAAATTACGACGAGACTTTTCAAACgaccataacttgcttatttgttgtttgttttatttttatttttgcgtTCACAATACATCCTATCAAAAATTCATATCCGATTTTgaggaaacttttttttaattgttcctctcattttcccAATAAGATTgtttctcttcttgggttttggtttcctttataagcaaaaaataaaggggggggggggtcgacaCAAATTGTTGGTCATTGTTCATACATTTCTCCAATTTGACACACCAACCAGAATTCTAGGGCGTTCTGCCTATGAGGAAAATCTTAGGGTGATTCAGCACCCCTGCTTCATAGGGCCATAGCTTACTGTATCATTTCAAGATAATAAACAACAACGTATAATTGGGCCTTCGATCATCAGTTCATTATAATATTACTTGACCTAGACAAAATTCATACTACGGTCCTTTCTTACATAAAAGTTACATAATAGAGAATGGACAGATGGAAATGAAATGGGAAGATTGTAAAATGGCTGATGGATAAACAGACAGAGAAGAGACTGAGTcgtaagaaaaagaaagagctGGCAAAGACAGGcatggaaagaaagagaggggaggtGAGATggtgagagagagaaggggggggggcaagatgtGGGAAGGAATATCGATGCTAATTATTCACAAGAAAAAGACCCTATGATAAACATTACGATGCATAGCTTAGTAATAAGTATTTCCACAAAATAAATCCTTAGTATTGTAGCGAGGTAAATGTACCTGTCTTATAAATGTCATCATATTGGTACATTTATTGAAAGATAAATATCTCAGAGAGTCCACACTCATAGACCTAATCGTCAATATCAGATCTCAATCAAGCAATGATGCAGTGTACAAGTCTGAGATACCACGTATAACATTAATTATTGTGCGTACAGTTTTTGTGATCTAATCTCAGCTCTACATATATTCAAAAAAGAGATCTTGTTCCcaattttcttcattcttttcttgTAGAAGAATTTCATGTCTCTTTGCAGCAAGGAAGCATTCTATGAACTCTTTCCCAAGAGCCGAAGTAATGACATCGTCTGCTTGGAGAGTTCTCATGGCTTCTTCCATATCGGTTGGAACGTTCGCAGTATCAGGTGGGATGTCCTCAAGGTTGTAGGCATTTCCGGTTTCTTTCACACAGGGTAGCAATGGAAGCTTCCTGTTGATACCATCCATTCCTGCAGCAACGGTAGCAGCTAAGGCGATATAAGGATTGCAACCACTGGCCCCTAATCGATTCTCGATATAGGTACCTTCTTTACCATTCAGTTTTACTCGTATAGCGCACGTGCGATTGTCTATGCCCCACGTTGCATTGGATGGTGCAAAGGAGTTTGGAAGATATCGCTTCAGGCAGTTGATAGTTGGTGCCATAAGCAAAGAGATTGCAGGAGTGTGCTCGAGGAGACCAGCAATCCAATGTTCACCAACGGGTGTAAGCCCTGTAGGACGGTCGGCATCGTAGAGTAGAGGTGTCTCACCTGGGATGTCCCACAGGGAATGACAGAAATGACAAGCTGATCCGCTCCTGCTAGGGAATGGTTTGGACATGAAGGTTGCCATGTAGCCATTCTTGAGAGCCATCTCCTTAATTCCTGTCTTGTAAGTATGAGCGTTGTCCGCTGCTCGAATCCCAAACGCTGGTCTGTACGAGATCTCAATTTGCCCAGGGCCGTACTCGGTCTCTGCACATTCCATATCAACACCAGCACCCATCAATCCATCCAAAAAGGTGTATACTATATCTTCACAAGCAGCCAGCCGAATCGTAGACCGGATGTTGACAACATCATCGATGGGTTTCTGAGATTCCTTCTCCACCAGATAGAACTCGTGCTCGTGAGCTGAGAGAAGCGAATATCCCATCTCCTTCAGCTTCTCCAGTTGCCTCCTTGCCACCACCCTCGGATGGGCTTCAACCAACTTTCCCTTGTACGTTGGCTCGATCAGAATCCGAGCAGTTCTCTTGCTCCATGGCAGTTTTTGGTAAGTTTCAAGGTCTGGGAAACAGACGGCATCACATTGCCCTGCCGCTGCAGTATAGGCACTGTCCTCTACAAATCCAGCTTTAGGATCATAGCCGAGGTGACCAAGGTAGAAGTTGAGTCCATTCACAGCTTTATTCTTGAAGTGTTGGGCAGGAATCGTCTTGGACCTAGCGACGCCATACAGGTCCGTTTGCTCAAACCttacaaatgaaatatcattgtaTTCGAAACTAGAGACGATCTCATCGACATCCATTGCTCCCCTGAAAGTTGAAGTAAagacaatgaaatacaaatattcattattattgttatacatttttatttaaaaaaaggaataggCCTACGTAATTTGGCCTTTATGATAACACTATGAAATACATAACTGGAAATTCGACACAccataaaaaattattattatcaagttAATGTTAAGTATtatcaatcatttcatttttatcttttaaaagtCGAATACGTACGGAATGATATTTTTGGGCAAATCCACAATTGTCGAATATGGGGGAGGGGATCATACATCAATACAGATTGGATGTATTCGTAGAAAGTCTGCATTATTAACAAACACTATTGAAGTTTCGCAATTGATGAAGTAAATAACAAGTGATGGAgcgcctctggcggtctcacctgcattactcGATTGAATATAGCAGCAGAGCTGACTTTTAATATGAGtaagaaataattattcacaaaaacaacattcatataatatcaaaaatactatgttcattgaccctaaataatatttgaccttgatctaATGACCTACGACTTGTGCAAGATGAGCAATGATACTGGATTCTCCAATGtccatatttcattaaatatgattataatcatttctttatttcaaaggtGATGGCAATTTAACAATTACctacaacatggccaaagttcattgaccttaaatgacctttgtcatgtgacctgaaactcaagcaggatattcagtaatacttcattacctttatgtgtaagtttcatgaactaggttcatatactttctaagttgtgatggcatttcaaaacttataaccttaggttaagatttcgatattgattcccccaacatggtcttaGTTCATTGCCCTAAACTAcatttgatcttggtcatgtgacctgaaactcgggcacGATGTTCTGTCTATTGTTTAACCTTATAGCCAagattcatgaactaggtccgtTAACttagttatgctgtcatttcacaGATATAACGGGGTGGGTCCGTTTTCCCCCACTTTCCCCTATTATGCTTCATTTTTCTGTCCCCTGCTCgcacaatttcttttttaatgcaaaGATATATGTACttttgggtggtcattttatcggatttatcatttattattgaatctattttgaaattgttaccacagatttttgtatttatatgaatttcataaattatacgTATACAAGATTGCATTTTGTATCTATTGAGTGGCAATAGCAAAAATGAGATTGGTTTCTAATTACATTGTActtatgattgaaaaaaaatcaaaatcctGTACACTTACATCATTTAaaatatgtatcattattttcaaatgaacaagagtaattcatttcaatattaaaaaagaaaaaatgttggagatgtctgatatcagcttttctttagatttagttatgtcctcagatcaaGCTGGCATAAAAAAGGgcaaaggttgtgcttactaagtgttaaaattttaattttggtggcaaaattattgttacaaaatgcttgcaTGTATCCGTTTTACTTCAATTGACTCaaagtgcaaggaaaatgtatgagaaatgtttcgcagggtaagtttgatttcgcctttTCCCCttaacacagcgtgaaaacgagcatttctgcgcaaacagatttctgcgagctttacaaaaatggacagtgctcattcaagtgtaacattctgtcaaattttttactttcattggatagatcaGACCCAATCCCaagaatatatgaaaaaatttcaaaacattttgaagtaatctctaataaaaccatcaAACCCTCATGGGTAAAAAGATAACAATATCGGAGGGGTattgccatatggacatacagtggcgtaactaccggggggcacatgccccccccatcggctaaccccccccccaaaaaaaaaaaaaaaaaaaaaaaacggggaaaggaagaaaggaagagaaacgtagtgggaaagaagaaaacattattcactataatgttatgttataattatttatgttacattacaaaagaaacatttttatcataactttatgaaacatataatttgcccagggcctacgtctccATTTTTCCGGGTggtcgcattgtctgtttaacaagatatataatcctgttgtactaaaacatcacgtttttaagtcaatataaaccaaatatatttcctagcacttgagttatcataagtgacatatgcttcttttacatgactcaaaaagtgattgacccatgttaaggtcttcgtatataaacatttcctgtccgtgaatACGTTCGCAtaagtggattggtgagatatgtctgctcttcatgaattcctaaaaatcagtccttaaaatgtcccttctgatctaaatatcaaaaattttcagctcgcgcttcccgctcgcatcatttggttaatgaaatacctatatggtcctagttaattcctacaaagaaaccttagaatgcccccacttcaggtctgaattacctaaatttcagctcgcgcttcgcgctcgcaatatttgattggtgagatgcgtatgataatcatgattgcaaagactacaaaaagtgtttcatgtgttcagatgtaattctaataaaatcagcaagcgcttggcactcgtattagatgactatggtgagatatgcatactcttaatggattcctaaaatatattccttaaaatctcgctgtttgggttcaaaatatacgaaaatttcagctcgcgcttcgcgctcgcattgtttaacaagacaggtacctatcatgatgacataaatttgatcataatgtccctttttaggtgtgaatataaaaaaattcagctcgcgcttcgcgcgctcactcagtgattcaaaaaattgctcatgcccccacaatgccgtgacccacggaacGCCAGTGTGGACATATcgatgacaattccttgcatatctaaaacatgattgcgaaaaaatgccaaaatatttcagtcatccccccacccatcaacacggatttacgccagtggaaTACAACTTCAAACAACAAAGTCAGGGGACCATATAGATTCCGTCCGACATGGTCAATTTTTGCTGCCCTAGACAAATTTAGAGAAGACGATTGGAAAGTTATCATAATATCTTGGTACCCAAGTATGATATCTATATACAGGCAAAATAATAGTAGGCCTCTATCTCTGGAACAAAAAATGACAGCAGTTTTTCTATCGAATTCCGTCCGACATGATTACGACAATTTTGAAACACGCCCACCTGTATTGAATCCCCCTGTAACGGAATTGGTATACCAGTATTACAAAATCGAATAACATTACATCATCACGATAATAGGCCAAAGTCATAATACATATTCTTGCATGGAAGGTGCACAGAAGTGAGCTTACCTTGCCTTAAAATGAGATCATAACATACTGTCCACAAAATATCCTTCTTACTATTATATATACTAGCTTCCTCAACGTTGTATAGTTCTGCGGTATATCACACGCTAATTGCATTTGTACTAAACTAATGTGTTCACTGAACGTGGAGAGATCATGAACACGGCCTTTGTTATGAACGTCAAAAACACGTCATGCTATGCGCTCGTGTATATGGGCTGTTACAGCTTGCCTGTGGTGATCTGCCTGGTCCTGGAGGTGGTGTGCATGGTTTATTTGCAGATTTGTATTAAAGTagtaaataatgaatattcaaataaGATGATTTGTATACAAAAAACAATTACATGAATATAGGGTAGATAATATAGGAGCgtcttgagcacctaacaaagTGGATAGGTGCGCTATAGGcttgttattattgttgttgttattattatcattattattattatcataaggTTAGTCAAAACCCCAAAActctataatgaaataataaataaactgTCGAAAACTCATGAGTATCCTATGAGGGAGATGAGGAATGGTTTGCACAATAATATTAATAGCACGCTTTAAGAAAATTATAGACCTATAATACTTATGGCACTAAGTTATACACGTACCTTTAAGAATTTGGATATTATTATTTCCCATCTTTTCTgaactattttttattaaataaaaagatttaacaaaacaatgaaatatttaaaatgtgACTCGGTTTCGGTCAGAATTGTTAATGTTGTAAaggcccagaatgttaaatatACGGTCTCGTCCCTTTGTCAGCTCGAAACATCTCcttttcatttacataatgATGCATAATATATTCGAATAAATTCCCCCTGTCATCTTTTGAACAGATAAACATTTTCTACCAAAATATGCTCTCAATCATGCATGTGGTATTATACCCATCCAGAATTTGTTCAATCCATCTTTATATGTACTATTTCCACTATTTTGTAGGTTTATATTGTGGTTTGTGATGCCCCGAATCGATACCCTAAAACTgggattctcaaatggtggcgcACCGAGCTTTCCGGAGTGGCGCGTGGGAGCCggtatagaaaaagaaaaaaaaacagaaaataaaaggTTGATCTAGTATTAATCTGTAATTGAGGTTTGATCGTTTAATtacaaaggaaaaataaaaactcagctatttttaaaatctaaatgCTATTTGATTTCCTCTGATTTTGTGTAATCTAGCATTCGATAAGCCCTATTATGGAGGATCTAttataaatgtattcatttacgATTGGTACAAAGACTATGTACATAATATGTGAACATAAATTTGTGAACAGTGcttttaataacaataataatcataattacgtTTTAGTTACTCAGGGTAGGCATTTCGGTTAGGGAACTGCAGCGGGCCCTGCATTTCCATGTATGTTATTACTACCCTTCTCCAATTTAA carries:
- the LOC121421146 gene encoding lengsin-like, with amino-acid sequence MDVDEIVSSFEYNDISFVRFEQTDLYGVARSKTIPAQHFKNKAVNGLNFYLGHLGYDPKAGFVEDSAYTAAAGQCDAVCFPDLETYQKLPWSKRTARILIEPTYKGKLVEAHPRVVARRQLEKLKEMGYSLLSAHEHEFYLVEKESQKPIDDVVNIRSTIRLAACEDIVYTFLDGLMGAGVDMECAETEYGPGQIEISYRPAFGIRAADNAHTYKTGIKEMALKNGYMATFMSKPFPSRSGSACHFCHSLWDIPGETPLLYDADRPTGLTPVGEHWIAGLLEHTPAISLLMAPTINCLKRYLPNSFAPSNATWGIDNRTCAIRVKLNGKEGTYIENRLGASGCNPYIALAATVAAGMDGINRKLPLLPCVKETGNAYNLEDIPPDTANVPTDMEEAMRTLQADDVITSALGKEFIECFLAAKRHEILLQEKNEENWEQDLFFEYM